ATGCCTCCCGGTTCGTGGCCGCCGTACCCGCCGAGTTGCGCGGCGAAGACTGACGCGTGCCGCGTGGCGAAGCCAGATGGCCGGTGGGCCCGGGCGAACTTGGTTAGGCTGCGGGAATGACTGACCGGATGAAGGACTCAGCGCAGCCGCCGAACATCGCACCGGCCACGGGCAAGCTCGGCGTACTCATCGTGGGGCTCGGCGCCGTCACCTCGACGTTCCTGGCCGGGGTCGAGCACCTGCGCCGCGGCGCGGCCGAGCCGGTCGGCTCGCTCACCCAGCGCGGCACGATCCGCCTCGGCAAGCGCACCGAGGACCGGGTGCCGCTGATCAAGGACTTCGTGCCGCTGGCCGATCTCGACGATCTCGTCTTCGGTGCCTGGGATCCCATCGCCGACAATGCCTATGAGGCCGCCCTGCGGTGCGGCGTACTCGACCGGCACGAGCACATCGAGCCGATCGCGGACTTCCTGAAGTCGATCACCCCGATGCCGGCGGCGTTCGAGCAGCGCTGGGCCAGCCGCATCCGCGGCGAGAACCTCAAAGAAGGCTCCCCGGCCGAGCTCGTCGAGCAGCTACGTGCGGACATCCGCGACTTCAAGGAGCGCAACGGCTGCGACCGCCTGGTGATGATCTGGGCGGCATCGACCGAGATCTTCATTGAGCTCGCCCCGCAGCACGAGAGCCTGGAGAAGTTCGAGGCGGCGCTGCGTGACGGCGAGGAGATGATCGCGCCGTCGATGCTCTACGCGTACGCCGCACTCATGGAGGGCGTGCCGATGGCCAACGGCGCTCCCAACCTCACCCTCGACATCCCGGCCATCGTCGAGCTCGCCGAGAGCCGCGGCGTACCGATCTGCGGCAAGGACTTCAAGACCGGCCAGACGATGATCAAGACGACGCTGGCGCCGATGCTCAAGGCGCGCGTGCTCGGGCTGGATGGCTGGTATTCGACCAACATCCTGGGCAACCGCGACGGCGAGGTGCTCGACGACCCGGCGAACTTCAAGACCAAGGAAGAGTCCAAGCTCGGCGTACTCGAGCACATCCTCGAGCCGGACCGCTATCCGGACCTCTACGGCGAGATGTACCACAAGGTGCGGATCAACTACTACCCTCCGCGCGGCGACAGCAAAGAGGGCTGGGACAACCTCGACATCTTTGGCTGGCTCGGTTACCCGATGCAGATCAAGGTCGACTTCCTGTGCCGCGACTCGATCCTTGCCGCGCCGCTGGTGCTCGATCTCGTGCTGTTTAGCGACCTGGCGCAGCGCGCCGGGCTGGTCGGCGTCCAGGAGTGGCTGTCGTTTTACTTCAAGGACCCGCAGCATGCGGCGACGGTCTATCCCGAGAACGACCTCTTCATCCAGCAGACCAAGCTCAAGAACACCCTACGGTGGCTGATGGGCGAGGAGCAGATCACCCACCTCGGCCGCGAGTACTACCCCGACGAGTAACCCGGCGCGCGCTGTATCGGTGATCGAGCGGTTGTCGAGATCACTGGTGAGACGGGTTCGTGACTGGCGTTCGTGGTTTCGACGGACGGTCCTCGCCCTAGCGGGCTCGGACCTGCTCAACCACCGAATAAGGGCGAGGACGTCAGTCGAGGGGGAGGTCGGCGGGGTCGGCGTTGGCGCCGCACACTACGACGACCACCTTCTCGCCCGGCGCTGGACGGTACCGCCCGGAGAGTACGGCGGCCAACGCCACCGCACCGCCGGGCTCCGCGGCGATCCGCAGCTCGCGCCACAGCAGCTCGCGGGCCGCGACGATCTCGTCGTCACTGACGACCAGCGACGCAACGTCGGCCGCGCGCATCGCCTGCCATGCACTGGATCCGATGCGAGAGGCGCCGAGCGAGTCCGAGGCGAGCCCGCCGGGGGAGATGTCGACCGGCTGCCCGGCAGCCAGCGCCGCGGCGTACGTCGCGGACCCCTCCGGCTCGACGGCCACCATCCGGCGCTGCGAGCCGAACCACGACGCGATGCCGCCGAGGAACCCACCGCCTCCGACGGCCACCAGCACGCTGTCGACGTCGGTCACCTGCTCGGCGATCTCCCGCCCGGTCGTGCCCTGTCCGGCGAGCGTGAGTACGCCGTCGTAGGCGTGCACTCCGAGTGCGTCATCGGCGGCCGCGGCAGAGGCAGACGCGGCGTACGCCTCCTGGTAGGTCGCGCCGACCTGGTGCACCTCGGCGCCCAGCGAGCGCAGCCGCGCGACCTTGACCGCCGGTGCCGACTGCGGCACGAAGATCTGCGCCGTCAGGTCCAACACCCGCGCGACGTACGCGACCGCGAGCCCGTGGTTGCCACCGGACGCAGCGACCAGCGTCGAGGGCAGGGACGGCGCCGACAGCACGTTGGCAAACGCGCCGCGGGGCTTGAAGGATCCGGTGTGCTGCAGCAGCTCGAGCTTGAGCGTCACCGCCTGGCCGCCGGGCAACCCCAATTCCACCACGGGAGTACGCCGGACCCGGTCGCCGATCAGCGCGGCGACGTCTTCGATCAGTGCGCGAGTGGGGGCGAGGGTCTCGCTACTCGTCACTCGACAGCTCGATCACCGCGTCGGCGTACCCGTTGGCGTAGTCCCAGCTCACGAACTCCTCGGGCTTGGGGTTGAACGGCGGCTCGTGCACGTGCGCCTGGTGGTGGGCCAGCATGTTGAGCAGGTTGCTGCGCATGATCTCCCACTCGTAGTAGTGCATCTCCTCGCAGCCGGCGCACTCCATGCAGATGCCGCGTACGCCGCGCGGTTCCAGCAGTGACTGGAACTCGTCGAGGTCGTGGAGGTCCTCCAGCACCATCCGCTTGGCCTCATCGTCGAGCGGCTCCGGATCGGGCTCGCGCTCCAGCTCGGCGCTCGGGTCGTTGAGGTCGTCCAGGAACGGGTCTAACGGCGCCAGCGACTCGAACAGCTCGCGGGCGATGCGGTCGCGGCGGGCCGACTCGTCGGGGTCGTCTCGATGAGGAAATGCCACGTCCCTAGCCTAGCGCGCACCGAGGTACGTTCGGGGCGCAGCAGATCACGCTGTGGACGGATGCGCGGGCAGTACGCCGGACGTAGCATGGACCTCTACCCCCAGGACCCCCGAAATACCCTCAGGGACCTCAGAAACCAGGTGCCCCCTACCCGCTGGGCATCACGACGCGCGGAGGAATGCGTGGCGGAGAAATTCGTACCGGCCGGACTCACCTTCGATGACGTACTGCTCGTCCCAGCGGCCTCGGACTTCGTGCCGAGCGAAGCGGACACCTCGAGTGCGTTGACCCGCAACCTGCGGCTCAACATCCCGCTGCTCTCCTCGGCGATGGACACCGTGACCGAGGGCCGGATGGCGATCGCCATGGCTCGACAGGGCGGGCTCGGCGTACTGCACCGCAACCTCTCGATCGAGGACCAGGCCCGCGAGGCCGAGCGGGTCAAGCGATCTGAGGCCGGCATGGTCTCCGACCCGGTCTCGGCCCGCCCGGACCAGACGCTGGCCGAGGTCGACGCGATGTGCGGGCGCTACCGCATCTCCGGGCTGCCGGTCGTCGATGACAACAACGTCGTAGTCGGCATGATCACCAACCGCGACATGCGCTTTGAGACCGACATGCAGCGCCGTGTCGATGAGGTCATGACCCGCGAGGTCGTCACCGCTCCCGTCGGCGTCGACGGTGAGCACGCCCTGAAGCTGCTGCACGGCAACAAGATCGAGAAGCTGCCGCTGGTCGACGACGCCGGCCGGCTAGCCGGGCTCATCACCGTCAAGGACTTCATCAAGCGCGAGAAGTACCCCAACGCCGCCAAGGACTCCCAGGGCCGCCTGCTCGTCGGCGCGGCCGTCGGGGTGGGCGATGACCAGTACAAGCGCGCGCTCACCCTCGCCGAGGTCGGGGTCGACGTACTCATGGTCGACGTCGCGCACGGACACTCCAGCGGCGTGATCGACATGATCTCGCGGCTGAAGAAGGACGTCGACGCCGAGATCGTCGGCGGCAACGTCGTCACCGCCGAGGGCGCCAAGGCGCTCATCGACGCCGGGGCCGACGGCGTCAAGATCGGCGTCGGACCCGGCTCGATCTGCACCACCCGCGTCGTTGCCGGCGTCGGCATGCCGCAGATCACCGCGATCGCCAATGTCGCCGAGTACGCCGCTGCGCAGGGCGTGCCGATCATCGCCGACGGCGGCATCCAGCACTCCGGCGACATCTCGAAGGCGATCGCCGCGGGCGCCGACACGGTCATGCTCGGCAGCCTGCTGGCCGGTGTCGAGGAGAG
The nucleotide sequence above comes from Epidermidibacterium keratini. Encoded proteins:
- a CDS encoding inositol-3-phosphate synthase; this translates as MTDRMKDSAQPPNIAPATGKLGVLIVGLGAVTSTFLAGVEHLRRGAAEPVGSLTQRGTIRLGKRTEDRVPLIKDFVPLADLDDLVFGAWDPIADNAYEAALRCGVLDRHEHIEPIADFLKSITPMPAAFEQRWASRIRGENLKEGSPAELVEQLRADIRDFKERNGCDRLVMIWAASTEIFIELAPQHESLEKFEAALRDGEEMIAPSMLYAYAALMEGVPMANGAPNLTLDIPAIVELAESRGVPICGKDFKTGQTMIKTTLAPMLKARVLGLDGWYSTNILGNRDGEVLDDPANFKTKEESKLGVLEHILEPDRYPDLYGEMYHKVRINYYPPRGDSKEGWDNLDIFGWLGYPMQIKVDFLCRDSILAAPLVLDLVLFSDLAQRAGLVGVQEWLSFYFKDPQHAATVYPENDLFIQQTKLKNTLRWLMGEEQITHLGREYYPDE
- a CDS encoding serine/threonine dehydratase is translated as MTSSETLAPTRALIEDVAALIGDRVRRTPVVELGLPGGQAVTLKLELLQHTGSFKPRGAFANVLSAPSLPSTLVAASGGNHGLAVAYVARVLDLTAQIFVPQSAPAVKVARLRSLGAEVHQVGATYQEAYAASASAAAADDALGVHAYDGVLTLAGQGTTGREIAEQVTDVDSVLVAVGGGGFLGGIASWFGSQRRMVAVEPEGSATYAAALAAGQPVDISPGGLASDSLGASRIGSSAWQAMRAADVASLVVSDDEIVAARELLWRELRIAAEPGGAVALAAVLSGRYRPAPGEKVVVVVCGANADPADLPLD
- a CDS encoding DUF5319 family protein produces the protein MAFPHRDDPDESARRDRIARELFESLAPLDPFLDDLNDPSAELEREPDPEPLDDEAKRMVLEDLHDLDEFQSLLEPRGVRGICMECAGCEEMHYYEWEIMRSNLLNMLAHHQAHVHEPPFNPKPEEFVSWDYANGYADAVIELSSDE
- the guaB gene encoding IMP dehydrogenase codes for the protein MAEKFVPAGLTFDDVLLVPAASDFVPSEADTSSALTRNLRLNIPLLSSAMDTVTEGRMAIAMARQGGLGVLHRNLSIEDQAREAERVKRSEAGMVSDPVSARPDQTLAEVDAMCGRYRISGLPVVDDNNVVVGMITNRDMRFETDMQRRVDEVMTREVVTAPVGVDGEHALKLLHGNKIEKLPLVDDAGRLAGLITVKDFIKREKYPNAAKDSQGRLLVGAAVGVGDDQYKRALTLAEVGVDVLMVDVAHGHSSGVIDMISRLKKDVDAEIVGGNVVTAEGAKALIDAGADGVKIGVGPGSICTTRVVAGVGMPQITAIANVAEYAAAQGVPIIADGGIQHSGDISKAIAAGADTVMLGSLLAGVEESPGELIFINGKQFKSYRGMGSLGAMQSRGEARSYSKDRYGQDDVLSDDKLVPEGIEGQVAFRGPLSAVTYQLVGGLRAGMGYAGTKTIPELKERGQLVQITAAGLIESHPHDIQMTVEAPNYSSRR